One window of the Triticum dicoccoides isolate Atlit2015 ecotype Zavitan chromosome 3B, WEW_v2.0, whole genome shotgun sequence genome contains the following:
- the LOC119282242 gene encoding glycine-rich cell wall structural protein 2-like gives MVGTKLLALGCVVLVSIGLVNAARVARYSSASGVGTGGGEGGGSQGGAGFGSGSGTGSDVSSSSGTHASGGGGGGGGGGSQYGGAGSGSGSGSGSGSSQYSQGSSYPYGGGYGGYTSAGGAGGGGQASGYHGSSAYGAGSGTGSSSATATNNWYGQGNNAYAGGNGGGNGGGTNGGSGGGGGAGSGYGDAYP, from the coding sequence ATGGTAGGCACAAAATTACTAGCTCTTGGTTGTGTTGTCCTGGTGAGCATTGGATTGGTCAATGCTGCAAGGGTGGCTCGATACTCGAGTGCCTCTGGAGTAGGGACGGGAGGAGGAGAGGGTGGGGGGTCTCAGGGTGGTGCTGGCTTCGGTTCTGGGAGTGGAACTGGGTCGGATGTGAGCTCTAGTAGCGGTACACATGCAAgcggtggaggaggtggtggaggtggcggtggTAGCCAATATGGTGGAGCGGGATCTGGTAGCGGGTCCGGCTCAGGCTCCGGTTCTAGTCAATATAGTCAAGGGTCTTCCTATCCTTATGGTGGTGGCTATGGTGGATATACTAGTGCTGGTGGTGCCGGTGGTGGAGGGCAAGCTAGTGGTTATCATGGATCTAGTGCATATGGGGCTGGTAGTGGCACTGGTTCTAGCTCAGCTACTGCTACTAACAATTGGTATGGACAAGGTAATAATGCATATGCTGGTGGAAACGGTGGTGGTAATGGGGGTGGAACAAATGGTGGGAGTGGTGGAGGCGGGGGTGCTGGATCTGGGTATGGCGATGCCTACCCATAG